In Paenibacillus kyungheensis, the following are encoded in one genomic region:
- a CDS encoding DUF2812 domain-containing protein codes for MSNKNVFRWWWSWESEKIERWIEAQEIQGWHLVQVKSKLLRFQFAKGSPRTMRYVFDYQHDVDEDYKQLYEDAGWEQMYAKNNWYLWRKSYLADHPEQRPEIYSDVDSIVQRNNRIKTTLLTVGLVLIPILIMNMMLQPMWQIRTTILVVYLLIFALFLYGITRLNAQNRRLQEKSTSLK; via the coding sequence ATGAGTAACAAGAATGTATTCCGTTGGTGGTGGAGTTGGGAATCTGAAAAAATAGAGCGGTGGATCGAAGCACAGGAAATACAAGGCTGGCATTTAGTCCAAGTAAAAAGTAAATTGCTGAGATTTCAATTTGCAAAAGGTTCTCCACGCACAATGCGATATGTATTTGATTATCAGCATGACGTAGATGAGGATTATAAGCAGTTGTATGAAGATGCAGGCTGGGAACAGATGTATGCGAAAAATAATTGGTATTTATGGCGTAAATCCTATCTAGCAGATCATCCAGAGCAACGTCCAGAAATTTATTCAGATGTGGACTCAATAGTTCAGCGTAACAATCGAATCAAAACAACATTGCTTACGGTAGGTCTAGTATTAATACCTATTCTAATTATGAATATGATGTTACAACCGATGTGGCAAATTCGCACGACGATTTTGGTCGTTTATCTGTTGATTTTCGCACTATTTTTGTACGGGATTACTCGTCTTAATGCCCAAAATCGTAGACTACAAGAAAAATCTACATCCTTGAAGTAG
- a CDS encoding PadR family transcriptional regulator, translated as MNKKISSYLPMTETAFYILLTLQKVRYGYGIMQDVEKLTKGRIKLGAGTIYGSLSRMEKDGLIEVVGEENRRKSYIATDLGKSLLQQEIARISELYHNAIQMEGNNNE; from the coding sequence ATGAACAAAAAAATAAGCAGTTACCTACCAATGACAGAGACTGCCTTTTATATTCTACTAACTTTGCAGAAAGTTCGTTACGGTTACGGCATTATGCAGGATGTAGAGAAGTTAACTAAAGGTCGGATTAAGCTTGGTGCAGGAACTATTTATGGCAGTCTATCTCGAATGGAAAAGGATGGGCTGATTGAGGTAGTAGGTGAAGAAAATCGACGTAAGTCTTATATAGCCACAGATTTGGGCAAAAGTTTGCTTCAGCAAGAAATCGCACGAATTAGCGAATTATATCATAACGCTATCCAAATGGAGGGGAATAACAATGAGTAA
- a CDS encoding phosphatidate cytidylyltransferase, with the protein MNSSLITLILIFIALLVIHFIYIIVSKIQKNQDYSVIGLRIKTWWGMFFIFCLATLFNPIVSLLSLMVLTFFALKEYFSMIRSRKADRRLFLWAYLAIPIQFYWIYIGWYGMFIVFIPIYVFLLLPLPRLINKGTGGFLRSVSSTQWGLMLMVFGLSHLAYFPFATAQYGGRLVLFLVLLTQLNDVVHYVASMYIGKRKIVPTSNASLTWEGFACAFVVTAVTSYFVAPVLTPLGANFGLVTGMLISLSGFFGSLTVSVLKRDLLIGEDQKVDNEKQSYLSRIDSLTYTAPVFFHVVRYVMDFM; encoded by the coding sequence ATGAATAGTTCGCTAATAACATTAATCCTTATTTTTATTGCTTTACTTGTTATCCATTTTATTTACATTATCGTCAGTAAAATTCAAAAAAATCAAGATTATAGTGTGATTGGATTACGAATCAAAACGTGGTGGGGAATGTTCTTTATTTTCTGTCTGGCTACGCTATTTAATCCAATTGTATCGCTATTGTCGCTGATGGTTCTGACCTTTTTTGCACTAAAAGAGTACTTTTCGATGATCCGTTCACGCAAAGCCGATCGGCGTTTATTTTTATGGGCGTATCTAGCCATTCCGATTCAATTTTATTGGATCTATATCGGTTGGTACGGCATGTTTATCGTATTTATCCCGATCTATGTGTTTTTGCTGTTACCATTGCCACGCTTAATTAACAAAGGCACCGGTGGATTTCTACGGAGTGTTAGTTCAACCCAATGGGGATTGATGCTAATGGTATTCGGACTCAGTCATCTCGCTTATTTTCCATTTGCGACGGCTCAATATGGAGGAAGATTGGTATTATTTCTGGTGTTACTTACCCAGCTTAATGACGTCGTGCATTATGTCGCCTCTATGTATATCGGGAAACGCAAAATTGTACCGACATCCAATGCCAGCTTAACTTGGGAAGGATTCGCGTGTGCTTTTGTAGTGACGGCTGTGACTTCTTACTTTGTAGCTCCTGTGCTTACACCACTCGGTGCTAACTTTGGTCTGGTCACCGGGATGCTGATTAGTTTGAGTGGCTTTTTCGGTAGTCTAACCGTTTCTGTACTCAAACGAGATCTGCTCATAGGCGAAGATCAGAAAGTAGATAATGAAAAACAAAGTTATCTCAGCCGTATCGACAGCTTAACGTATACTGCTCCTGTCTTTTTCCATGTAGTACGTTATGTGATGGACTTTATGTAA
- a CDS encoding class I SAM-dependent methyltransferase, which produces MNSKERFSDRVDSYVKYRPSYPVAAIDYLYDVIGVERESKIADIGAGTGIFAELLLERGNHVIGVEPNTEMREAAAVKLAEEPNFEVIAGSAEATGLADQSVDYITCAQAFHWFDQQATQTEFKRILRPEGKVILVWNSRLTTGTPFLEQYEQLLRDYGTDYTKVNHKNISAEKLEPFFKKDTMELAKFGNRQVFDFDGLAGRLQSSSYVPTSDDPKYHDMMEQLKVIFEQNQQEGVVFFDYETEVFWGEV; this is translated from the coding sequence ATGAATAGTAAAGAAAGATTTTCAGATCGAGTAGATTCATATGTCAAATACCGTCCTAGTTATCCGGTAGCCGCTATAGATTATTTGTATGATGTGATTGGTGTCGAGCGAGAAAGTAAGATTGCAGATATTGGTGCAGGTACAGGTATTTTTGCTGAATTGCTTTTGGAACGTGGTAACCATGTGATTGGGGTGGAGCCAAATACCGAAATGCGTGAAGCCGCAGCAGTCAAGCTAGCAGAAGAGCCTAACTTTGAAGTGATTGCAGGATCGGCAGAAGCGACAGGTCTTGCAGATCAGTCGGTGGATTATATTACTTGTGCACAGGCTTTTCACTGGTTTGATCAGCAAGCTACTCAAACTGAGTTCAAACGTATTTTGCGACCTGAAGGTAAAGTGATATTAGTCTGGAATTCCAGATTGACGACAGGTACTCCATTTTTAGAACAATATGAGCAATTATTGCGTGATTATGGAACAGATTATACGAAAGTTAACCATAAAAATATTTCAGCAGAGAAATTAGAACCTTTTTTTAAAAAAGATACGATGGAACTGGCGAAGTTCGGCAATCGGCAGGTATTTGATTTCGATGGATTAGCAGGAAGATTACAATCTTCTTCCTATGTGCCTACTTCAGATGATCCTAAGTATCACGATATGATGGAGCAATTAAAGGTTATTTTTGAGCAGAATCAGCAAGAAGGCGTAGTCTTTTTCGATTATGAGACTGAAGTGTTCTGGGGAGAAGTCTAA